In Mycobacterium sp. Aquia_216, a genomic segment contains:
- a CDS encoding DUF350 domain-containing protein: MTTTSVALNSGYWEHGYWAVLGRGAGAIILYAIVGLVLMLVGFYAIDLTTPGPLRKMVNAGKPNAIIVSAAGMVSMALIVVLAIYSSSGKLAEGLVGSAVFGLVGIIAQVVMMRIATMVIGIDMDALFNADEFNYEALMVAAAQVALGIVVAVAIL; this comes from the coding sequence ATGACAACGACCAGCGTGGCGCTGAATTCGGGCTACTGGGAGCACGGTTACTGGGCGGTGCTCGGCCGGGGCGCGGGCGCCATCATTCTGTACGCGATCGTCGGCCTGGTGCTGATGCTGGTCGGGTTCTACGCCATCGACCTCACCACGCCCGGGCCGCTGCGCAAGATGGTCAACGCGGGAAAGCCGAACGCGATCATCGTGTCCGCCGCAGGCATGGTGAGCATGGCACTGATCGTGGTACTGGCGATCTACTCGTCATCCGGAAAACTGGCCGAGGGGCTGGTGGGATCGGCGGTCTTCGGGCTGGTGGGCATCATCGCCCAGGTGGTGATGATGCGGATCGCGACCATGGTGATCGGCATCGACATGGACGCGTTGTTCAACGCTGACGAGTTCAACTACGAGGCACTCATGGTGGCCGCGGCGCAGGTCGCGCTGGGCATCGTGGTGGCAGTCGCGATTCTGTGA